One Gossypium hirsutum isolate 1008001.06 chromosome A11, Gossypium_hirsutum_v2.1, whole genome shotgun sequence genomic window carries:
- the LOC107912769 gene encoding thymidylate kinase isoform X3, with protein sequence MPALLEFPSLNFGVLAVRRSLNLGLNISCKRSVRSIRMENGNNCNLMGASNESRGALVVFEGLDRSGKTSQCGKLLSYLEGMGHSVELWRFPDRTTSVGQMISAYLTNKSQLDDHTIHLLFSANRWEKRSMMEAKLKAGTTLIVDRYSYSGVAFSSAKGLDFEWCKAPENGLIAPDLVVYLDIPPEKAAERGGYGGERYEQLEFQKKVAQHYKLLEDSSWKMIDASQCIEDVEKQVEEIVLEHVVTCQKGKPLSSLWSC encoded by the exons ATGCCTGCACTTTTAGAGTttccaagtct GAATTTTGGAGTTTTGGCCGTGAGGAGGTCATTGAATTTGGGATTGAATATTTCTTGCAAGCGTTCAGTTAGGTCAATTAGAATGGAGAATGGTAATAATTGTAACCTGATGGGTGCAAGCAATGAATCTAGAGGTGCCTTGGTAGTTTTTGAAGGATTGGATCGTAGTGGTAAAACTTCACAATGTGGGAAGCTGCTTTCGTATTTAGAGGGTATGGGGCATTCAGTCGAGTTATGGCGATTCCCCGACAGAACTACAAGCGTTGGGCAGATGATATCGGCATATCTGACTAATAAATCCCAGTTGGATGACCACACAATCCATCTACTTTTCAGTGCAAATCGGTGGGAGAAGAG ATCAATGATGGAAGCAAAACTGAAAGCTGGAACCACCCTTATAGTAGACCGTTACTCTTATTCTGGAGTCGCTTTCTCATCTGCTAAAGGACTTGATTTCGAATGGTGTAAG GCACCAGAGAATGGGCTAATAGCTCCAGATCTGGTAGTGTACCTTGATATACCGCCCGAG AAAGCTGCAGAAAGAGGAGGCTACGGAGGTGAGAGATACGAGCAGCTCGAGTTTCAGAAGAAAGTTGCACAACACTATAAGCTTCTTGAAGATTCTTCATGGAAG ATGATAGATGCTTCCCAGTGCATAGAAGATGTGGAAAAACAAGTGGAGGAGATCGTATTGGAACATGTCGTGACTTGTCAGAAAGGGAAGCCTCTTTCATCCCTCTGGTCTTGCTAG
- the LOC107912769 gene encoding thymidylate kinase isoform X2, translated as MTHACTFRVSKSLGSRNFGVLAVRRSLNLGLNISCKRSVRSIRMENGNNCNLMGASNESRGALVVFEGLDRSGKTSQCGKLLSYLEGMGHSVELWRFPDRTTSVGQMISAYLTNKSQLDDHTIHLLFSANRWEKRSMMEAKLKAGTTLIVDRYSYSGVAFSSAKGLDFEWCKAPENGLIAPDLVVYLDIPPEKAAERGGYGGERYEQLEFQKKVAQHYKLLEDSSWKMIDASQCIEDVEKQVEEIVLEHVVTCQKGKPLSSLWSC; from the exons ATGACACATGCCTGCACTTTTAGAGTttccaagtct TTGGGTTCCAGGAATTTTGGAGTTTTGGCCGTGAGGAGGTCATTGAATTTGGGATTGAATATTTCTTGCAAGCGTTCAGTTAGGTCAATTAGAATGGAGAATGGTAATAATTGTAACCTGATGGGTGCAAGCAATGAATCTAGAGGTGCCTTGGTAGTTTTTGAAGGATTGGATCGTAGTGGTAAAACTTCACAATGTGGGAAGCTGCTTTCGTATTTAGAGGGTATGGGGCATTCAGTCGAGTTATGGCGATTCCCCGACAGAACTACAAGCGTTGGGCAGATGATATCGGCATATCTGACTAATAAATCCCAGTTGGATGACCACACAATCCATCTACTTTTCAGTGCAAATCGGTGGGAGAAGAG ATCAATGATGGAAGCAAAACTGAAAGCTGGAACCACCCTTATAGTAGACCGTTACTCTTATTCTGGAGTCGCTTTCTCATCTGCTAAAGGACTTGATTTCGAATGGTGTAAG GCACCAGAGAATGGGCTAATAGCTCCAGATCTGGTAGTGTACCTTGATATACCGCCCGAG AAAGCTGCAGAAAGAGGAGGCTACGGAGGTGAGAGATACGAGCAGCTCGAGTTTCAGAAGAAAGTTGCACAACACTATAAGCTTCTTGAAGATTCTTCATGGAAG ATGATAGATGCTTCCCAGTGCATAGAAGATGTGGAAAAACAAGTGGAGGAGATCGTATTGGAACATGTCGTGACTTGTCAGAAAGGGAAGCCTCTTTCATCCCTCTGGTCTTGCTAG
- the LOC107912769 gene encoding thymidylate kinase isoform X1, which produces MLNFKLHFLCLSSSFTSYSSMTHACTFRVSKSLGSRNFGVLAVRRSLNLGLNISCKRSVRSIRMENGNNCNLMGASNESRGALVVFEGLDRSGKTSQCGKLLSYLEGMGHSVELWRFPDRTTSVGQMISAYLTNKSQLDDHTIHLLFSANRWEKRSMMEAKLKAGTTLIVDRYSYSGVAFSSAKGLDFEWCKAPENGLIAPDLVVYLDIPPEKAAERGGYGGERYEQLEFQKKVAQHYKLLEDSSWKMIDASQCIEDVEKQVEEIVLEHVVTCQKGKPLSSLWSC; this is translated from the exons ATGCTCAACTTCAAGCTTCATTTTTTGTGTTTGAGCTCAAGTTTCACGAGCTACTCaa GCATGACACATGCCTGCACTTTTAGAGTttccaagtct TTGGGTTCCAGGAATTTTGGAGTTTTGGCCGTGAGGAGGTCATTGAATTTGGGATTGAATATTTCTTGCAAGCGTTCAGTTAGGTCAATTAGAATGGAGAATGGTAATAATTGTAACCTGATGGGTGCAAGCAATGAATCTAGAGGTGCCTTGGTAGTTTTTGAAGGATTGGATCGTAGTGGTAAAACTTCACAATGTGGGAAGCTGCTTTCGTATTTAGAGGGTATGGGGCATTCAGTCGAGTTATGGCGATTCCCCGACAGAACTACAAGCGTTGGGCAGATGATATCGGCATATCTGACTAATAAATCCCAGTTGGATGACCACACAATCCATCTACTTTTCAGTGCAAATCGGTGGGAGAAGAG ATCAATGATGGAAGCAAAACTGAAAGCTGGAACCACCCTTATAGTAGACCGTTACTCTTATTCTGGAGTCGCTTTCTCATCTGCTAAAGGACTTGATTTCGAATGGTGTAAG GCACCAGAGAATGGGCTAATAGCTCCAGATCTGGTAGTGTACCTTGATATACCGCCCGAG AAAGCTGCAGAAAGAGGAGGCTACGGAGGTGAGAGATACGAGCAGCTCGAGTTTCAGAAGAAAGTTGCACAACACTATAAGCTTCTTGAAGATTCTTCATGGAAG ATGATAGATGCTTCCCAGTGCATAGAAGATGTGGAAAAACAAGTGGAGGAGATCGTATTGGAACATGTCGTGACTTGTCAGAAAGGGAAGCCTCTTTCATCCCTCTGGTCTTGCTAG
- the LOC107912768 gene encoding ELL-associated factor 2: protein MANNSNKEEPNTAPKPNHWYNISLGSSFKDQQQPSSKFCTLRYEFKPASIDKSQPGLLHKAKDNRVKVEFENNQHGKPKVTFEGASEDYKDNDAVLFFNGETFRLERLHRAVKRLRHVRQPGESASMVMSAGPTMESYSPPPPKGVKPESSNKVPVPSLPLQVERINTSDFTSRESRKENSEFPTSIPNQPTASPDPKNYESEEQVDIVNDDDDNDGLGAVKEDDASEKVSTGFNFELPHQKDMDDEIADVDLSDDEEKAGGNAAEALRAQVNAEENEEHTSSSSSSSGSESSGSGSGSGSGSGSGSESSSDSESNNDGDSVISV, encoded by the exons ATGGCAAATAACAGCAATAAAGAAGAACCAAACACTGCTCCAAAGCCTAATCATTGGTACAATATAAGTTTGGGGTCTTCTTTCAAAGATCAACAACAACCTTCCTCCAAATTCTGCACTTTACGAT ATGAATTTAAACCAGCATCAATTGATAAAAGTCAACCAGGATTACTCCACAAGGCAAAGGATAATCGAGTTAAAGTAGAATTTGAAAACAATCAGCATGGAAAACCCAAGGTGACATTTGAGGGTGCCAGTGAAGATTACAAGGATAATGATGCGGTTTTGTTCTTCAACGGTGAGACATTCCGGTTGGAGCGTTTACACCGAGCTGTGAAGCGGTTGAGGCATGTTCGGCAGCCTGGCGAATCTGCATCCATGGTTATGTCAGCCGGCCCTACTATGGAGTCTTATTCACCTCCACCTCCTAAAGGAGTGAAGCCAGAATCGTCGAACAAAGTCCCGGTTCCATCGTTGCCT CTTCAGGTGGAGCGCATCAATACATCTGACTTCACGAGCAGAG AATCCAGAAAGGAGAACTCCGAGTTCCCTACGTCAATTCCAAATCAACCAACTGCATCACCAGATCCTAAAAATTACGAATCAGAAGAACAGGTGGATATTGTCAATGACGACGATGATAATGATGGTTTGGGGGCAGTTAAAGAAGATGATGCTTCCGAGAAGGTTTCAACTGGTTTCAATTTTGAGTTACCACATCAAAAGGACATGGATGATGAGATCGCGGATGTAGATCTAAGTGATGATGAAGAAAAAGCAGGAGGGAATGCAGCTGAAGCTCTTCGAGCTCAGGTCAATGCAGAAGAGAACGAAGAACATACTTCGAGCTCGAGCAGTAGCAGCGGAAGTGAGAGTAGTGGTAGTGGTAGCGGGAGTGGAAGCGGGAGTGGAAGCGGGAGCGAGAGCAGTAGTGATAGTGAAAGCAATAATGATGGGGATTCAGTCATCTCTGTTTAA
- the LOC107912770 gene encoding uncharacterized protein isoform X2 has product MPPSEQGLNPKSRKKKSSTNKSALLPIERNDFKESVPSKTGQKASKRNSKKEMSPIFQQPERSNSDSLPESSTSGNEYRALRRKYLLLEEESFAMGKEIKEVEDEVKALEDEKLALLDQLVVLEGLIDPSEMQPQGV; this is encoded by the coding sequence ATGCCACCGTCGGAGCAAGGTTTGAATCCAAAGTCACGAAAAAAGAAAAGCTCGACAAACAAATCAGCATTGCTTCCGATAGAACGGAATGATTTCAAAGAATCTGTCCCATCAAAAACAGGGCAAAAGGCATCGAAAAGGAACTCGAAGAAAGAAATGTCTCCAATATTTCAACAACCAGAGAGATCAAATTCGGATTCATTACCGGAGTCTTCGACATCGGGAAACGAATACCGAGCACTGAGGAGAAAGTATTTGCTGCTAGAGGAAGAAAGCTTTGCAATGggtaaagaaattaaagaagtggAAGATGAAGTGAAGGCACTTGAAGATGAGAAGCTTGCCCTGCTGGATCAGCTTGTTGTATTAGAGGGTCTGATTGATCCATCAGAGATGCAACCTCAGGGAGTTTAA
- the LOC107912769 gene encoding thymidylate kinase isoform X4: protein MAAFHLRNFGVLAVRRSLNLGLNISCKRSVRSIRMENGNNCNLMGASNESRGALVVFEGLDRSGKTSQCGKLLSYLEGMGHSVELWRFPDRTTSVGQMISAYLTNKSQLDDHTIHLLFSANRWEKRSMMEAKLKAGTTLIVDRYSYSGVAFSSAKGLDFEWCKAPENGLIAPDLVVYLDIPPEKAAERGGYGGERYEQLEFQKKVAQHYKLLEDSSWKMIDASQCIEDVEKQVEEIVLEHVVTCQKGKPLSSLWSC from the exons atGGCTGCATTTCATCTCAG GAATTTTGGAGTTTTGGCCGTGAGGAGGTCATTGAATTTGGGATTGAATATTTCTTGCAAGCGTTCAGTTAGGTCAATTAGAATGGAGAATGGTAATAATTGTAACCTGATGGGTGCAAGCAATGAATCTAGAGGTGCCTTGGTAGTTTTTGAAGGATTGGATCGTAGTGGTAAAACTTCACAATGTGGGAAGCTGCTTTCGTATTTAGAGGGTATGGGGCATTCAGTCGAGTTATGGCGATTCCCCGACAGAACTACAAGCGTTGGGCAGATGATATCGGCATATCTGACTAATAAATCCCAGTTGGATGACCACACAATCCATCTACTTTTCAGTGCAAATCGGTGGGAGAAGAG ATCAATGATGGAAGCAAAACTGAAAGCTGGAACCACCCTTATAGTAGACCGTTACTCTTATTCTGGAGTCGCTTTCTCATCTGCTAAAGGACTTGATTTCGAATGGTGTAAG GCACCAGAGAATGGGCTAATAGCTCCAGATCTGGTAGTGTACCTTGATATACCGCCCGAG AAAGCTGCAGAAAGAGGAGGCTACGGAGGTGAGAGATACGAGCAGCTCGAGTTTCAGAAGAAAGTTGCACAACACTATAAGCTTCTTGAAGATTCTTCATGGAAG ATGATAGATGCTTCCCAGTGCATAGAAGATGTGGAAAAACAAGTGGAGGAGATCGTATTGGAACATGTCGTGACTTGTCAGAAAGGGAAGCCTCTTTCATCCCTCTGGTCTTGCTAG
- the LOC107912770 gene encoding uncharacterized protein isoform X1 produces the protein MQDHPRMPPSEQGLNPKSRKKKSSTNKSALLPIERNDFKESVPSKTGQKASKRNSKKEMSPIFQQPERSNSDSLPESSTSGNEYRALRRKYLLLEEESFAMGKEIKEVEDEVKALEDEKLALLDQLVVLEGLIDPSEMQPQGV, from the coding sequence ATGCAGGATCATCCAAGGATGCCACCGTCGGAGCAAGGTTTGAATCCAAAGTCACGAAAAAAGAAAAGCTCGACAAACAAATCAGCATTGCTTCCGATAGAACGGAATGATTTCAAAGAATCTGTCCCATCAAAAACAGGGCAAAAGGCATCGAAAAGGAACTCGAAGAAAGAAATGTCTCCAATATTTCAACAACCAGAGAGATCAAATTCGGATTCATTACCGGAGTCTTCGACATCGGGAAACGAATACCGAGCACTGAGGAGAAAGTATTTGCTGCTAGAGGAAGAAAGCTTTGCAATGggtaaagaaattaaagaagtggAAGATGAAGTGAAGGCACTTGAAGATGAGAAGCTTGCCCTGCTGGATCAGCTTGTTGTATTAGAGGGTCTGATTGATCCATCAGAGATGCAACCTCAGGGAGTTTAA